A portion of the Kribbella jejuensis genome contains these proteins:
- a CDS encoding NCS2 family permease, producing MSSSQAAPARSLHGPLDSFFKISERGSTLGREIRGGLVTFFTMAYIVVLNPLIIGTVKDGAGQFVGGGTDPAAAIAKIAVATALVAGVVTILMGVVANFPLALATGLGLNAFLAFSVATKMTWADAMGLVVLEGLIILILVLTGFRRAVFEAVPLQLKVAISVGIGLFIAFIGVIDAGFVRRPAAAGGPPVELGVGGNLRGWPVLVFVFGLILIAILYARKVKGSILIGILAATVLAIVIEAIGNIGARSDKNPGGWGLSVPKLPDHWFTKPNLDTIGEFNLFGSFGKVGVVSALLLIFTLMLADFFDTMGTMTAIGAEAGLNDEDGIPPNSQRILIVDSLAAAAGGAASVSSNTSYIESASGVGEGARTGLASVVTGICFLISMVVAPLVTLVPYEAATPALILVGFLMMTQVKGIDFDDIEVAFPAFLTIVLMPFTYSISAGIGAGFVSFVILKLVRGKARQVHPLMWVVAALFVVYFAIGPLTDWLT from the coding sequence ATGAGCTCGTCCCAGGCCGCTCCGGCCCGCTCCCTGCACGGTCCTCTGGACTCGTTCTTCAAGATCAGTGAACGCGGATCCACGCTCGGTCGCGAGATTCGCGGTGGTCTGGTGACGTTCTTCACGATGGCGTACATCGTCGTGCTGAACCCACTGATCATCGGCACCGTGAAGGACGGCGCCGGCCAGTTCGTCGGTGGTGGTACCGACCCGGCGGCCGCGATCGCGAAGATCGCCGTGGCCACCGCGCTGGTGGCCGGCGTGGTCACGATCCTGATGGGCGTGGTCGCGAACTTCCCGCTCGCGCTCGCCACCGGCCTCGGCCTGAACGCGTTCCTGGCGTTCTCGGTCGCGACCAAGATGACCTGGGCCGACGCGATGGGCCTGGTGGTGCTCGAGGGCCTGATCATCCTGATCCTGGTGCTGACCGGTTTCCGCAGAGCGGTCTTCGAGGCCGTACCGCTGCAGTTGAAGGTCGCGATCAGCGTCGGCATCGGCCTGTTCATCGCGTTCATCGGTGTCATCGACGCCGGCTTCGTCCGCCGTCCCGCCGCGGCCGGCGGCCCACCGGTCGAACTCGGTGTCGGCGGCAACCTCCGCGGCTGGCCGGTACTGGTGTTCGTGTTCGGCCTGATCCTGATCGCGATCCTGTACGCCCGCAAGGTGAAGGGCTCGATCCTGATCGGCATCCTGGCCGCGACCGTGCTGGCGATCGTGATCGAGGCGATCGGCAACATCGGCGCCCGGTCCGACAAGAACCCCGGCGGCTGGGGCCTGAGCGTGCCGAAACTGCCCGATCACTGGTTCACGAAACCCAACCTGGACACGATCGGCGAGTTCAACCTGTTCGGCTCGTTCGGCAAGGTCGGCGTGGTGTCGGCGCTGCTGCTGATCTTCACGCTGATGCTCGCGGACTTCTTCGACACGATGGGCACGATGACCGCGATCGGCGCCGAGGCGGGCCTGAACGACGAGGACGGCATCCCGCCGAACTCGCAGCGCATCCTGATCGTCGACAGCCTCGCCGCCGCGGCCGGTGGCGCCGCCTCGGTGTCCAGCAACACGTCGTACATCGAATCCGCTTCCGGCGTCGGTGAGGGCGCGCGGACCGGGTTGGCGAGTGTGGTGACCGGGATCTGCTTCCTGATCTCGATGGTGGTCGCGCCGCTGGTCACCCTGGTGCCGTACGAGGCGGCGACGCCGGCGCTGATCCTGGTCGGGTTCCTGATGATGACGCAGGTCAAGGGGATCGACTTCGACGACATCGAGGTCGCGTTCCCGGCGTTCCTGACGATCGTGCTGATGCCGTTCACGTACTCGATCTCGGCCGGTATCGGCGCCGGGTTCGTCTCGTTCGTGATCCTGAAGCTGGTCCGCGGCAAGGCCCGCCAGGTGCACCCGCTGATGTGGGTGGTCGCGGCGCTGTTCGTGGTGTACTTCGCGATCGGCCCGCTGACCGACTGGCTAACCTGA
- a CDS encoding DUF2530 domain-containing protein: MTEEAVPKKRSDPTSQLARGELVHAEVKPLDLSGIPSVITGIVLWAVAGVVLFFLRNRLTADGLDWWLWVPVAGFGLGLIGLWYCKRRWTAIQAGQRSTTED, encoded by the coding sequence GTGACCGAGGAGGCTGTGCCGAAGAAGCGGAGCGACCCGACGAGTCAGCTGGCGCGTGGTGAGCTGGTGCATGCCGAGGTCAAGCCGCTCGACCTGTCCGGCATCCCCAGCGTGATCACCGGCATCGTCTTGTGGGCCGTCGCCGGGGTCGTCCTGTTCTTCCTCCGCAACCGCCTCACCGCCGACGGCCTCGACTGGTGGCTCTGGGTCCCCGTCGCCGGCTTCGGCCTGGGCCTGATCGGCCTGTGGTACTGCAAACGCCGCTGGACCGCCATCCAAGCCGGGCAGCGCTCCACCACCGAGGACTGA
- a CDS encoding DUF3027 domain-containing protein: protein MTPVKAPEPVRAKPDAVAVAAVEPAREAAIAEAGAAQVGEHLGYLVEGERLVTHYFASTHPGYRGWRWAVTVTRASRAKTVTINEVVMLPGDDAVVAPEWVPWSERVQPGDLRPGDLFPTLPDDPRLEPGFTDTTDAPDDVLTVVEELGLGRERVLSPFGREDAAERWYAGDFGPTSAIAQAVPYKCYSCGYWIRLADSLGQAFGVCANEMAPGEARVVAYDYGCGAHSDATVEAPDHPNAEHAFDTTGYDTLELAQSED from the coding sequence GTGACTCCCGTCAAAGCACCGGAACCGGTCCGCGCGAAGCCCGACGCCGTCGCCGTCGCGGCGGTCGAACCGGCGCGGGAGGCCGCGATCGCCGAGGCCGGCGCCGCACAGGTTGGCGAGCACCTCGGCTACCTGGTCGAGGGCGAGCGCCTCGTCACGCACTACTTCGCCTCGACCCACCCCGGGTACCGCGGCTGGCGCTGGGCGGTCACGGTGACCCGCGCGTCCCGCGCGAAGACCGTCACGATCAACGAGGTCGTGATGCTGCCGGGCGACGACGCGGTGGTCGCGCCGGAGTGGGTGCCGTGGTCGGAGCGGGTACAGCCCGGCGACCTGCGCCCGGGCGACCTGTTCCCGACGCTGCCGGACGACCCGCGCCTCGAGCCCGGCTTCACCGACACCACCGACGCTCCTGACGACGTACTCACGGTCGTCGAGGAGCTCGGCCTCGGTCGCGAGCGGGTGCTGTCGCCGTTCGGACGCGAGGACGCCGCCGAACGCTGGTACGCCGGGGACTTCGGCCCGACGTCCGCGATCGCCCAGGCCGTCCCGTACAAGTGCTACTCCTGCGGCTACTGGATCCGCCTCGCGGACAGCCTCGGCCAGGCCTTCGGTGTCTGCGCCAACGAAATGGCCCCCGGCGAGGCCCGGGTCGTCGCCTACGACTACGGCTGCGGAGCCCACTCCGACGCCACCGTCGAAGCCCCCGACCACCCCAACGCCGAACACGCCTTCGACACCACCGGCTACGACACCCTCGAACTGGCCCAATCCGAGGACTGA
- a CDS encoding MFS transporter, whose amino-acid sequence MHSPDRPDPDARDPRGGQSRGDRGNAHAGGGEPAAGGKGKPAGERLGEARERVGSAGKKVGSASKKVGHASKVGAEGVATASRKAAEVGGRIGRATGRRIRGLTSAQGAGESGLSRLIELGAVNAAGDTAFAVSLAGTVFFTVPSGQARDGVALFLLLTMAPFALMAPLIGPILDRFRHGRRWAIGATLGARAFLVWALASSVTTHNSVWLYPAALGCLVASKAYGVTRASAVPRLLPKQITLVTANSRISLAGVAGATIGAGIAGAFAAIGPQWSLRWAALVYIVGLILAIRLPSAVDSPADEEVTGTAGRDARRQAITAAVSRGIRCNLGLRFVSGFLTMYLAFLLRDQPVSGVKGAVAAGAVVAAAGIGNSLGTLVGSLLKARKPEGVVLAVLLADAAVAVAVAVLYGFPILIALGLVAGLCSSLGKLSLDAMIQRDVPESVRTSVFARSETVLQLAWVLGGGCGIVLPLIPRLGFGFLAGVLLVVVFLVLRMRPSSRPTQGPLRPGGLGGPRTDGPQPRRNPSHDAPSESTTRTILSVAEQRANRAGRSSTQDEPTVEWRSSSPKSPEQPVGRWWSGQTEDDEKTVEEPAPWSEEPTEERTQSPFKRRPKNRPPR is encoded by the coding sequence ATGCACTCCCCCGACCGGCCCGACCCCGACGCCCGCGACCCCCGCGGCGGGCAGTCACGTGGCGACCGGGGCAACGCGCACGCAGGCGGCGGCGAGCCGGCGGCCGGTGGGAAGGGGAAGCCGGCTGGGGAGCGGTTGGGGGAGGCTCGGGAGCGGGTCGGTAGTGCTGGGAAGAAGGTTGGGAGTGCCAGTAAGAAGGTCGGGCACGCCTCGAAGGTGGGGGCCGAGGGCGTTGCGACGGCTTCGCGGAAGGCGGCTGAGGTCGGGGGGCGGATCGGCCGGGCGACCGGTCGGCGGATTCGTGGGCTGACGAGTGCGCAAGGGGCCGGTGAATCGGGTCTGTCGCGGCTGATCGAGCTCGGGGCAGTCAACGCCGCGGGTGACACCGCGTTCGCCGTATCGCTGGCCGGCACCGTGTTCTTCACCGTCCCCAGCGGTCAGGCGCGGGATGGGGTTGCGTTGTTCCTGCTGCTGACGATGGCGCCGTTCGCGTTGATGGCGCCGCTGATCGGCCCGATCCTCGACCGGTTCCGGCACGGTCGCCGCTGGGCGATCGGCGCGACGCTGGGTGCCCGCGCGTTCCTTGTCTGGGCGCTGGCGTCGTCCGTCACCACCCACAACTCGGTCTGGCTCTACCCGGCGGCGCTCGGCTGTCTGGTGGCCTCCAAGGCGTACGGCGTCACGCGCGCGTCCGCCGTACCGCGACTGCTCCCCAAACAGATCACGCTCGTCACCGCCAACTCCCGGATCTCGCTCGCGGGCGTGGCCGGCGCGACGATCGGTGCCGGGATCGCGGGCGCGTTCGCGGCGATCGGCCCGCAGTGGTCGCTGCGCTGGGCGGCGCTGGTGTACATCGTCGGCCTGATCCTCGCGATCCGGCTGCCGAGCGCGGTCGACTCCCCCGCCGACGAGGAAGTCACCGGTACGGCGGGACGCGACGCACGCCGGCAGGCGATCACGGCCGCGGTGTCGCGCGGGATCCGGTGCAATCTCGGACTGCGGTTCGTGTCCGGGTTCCTGACCATGTACCTGGCGTTCCTGCTCCGCGACCAACCGGTCAGCGGGGTGAAGGGTGCGGTCGCCGCCGGAGCGGTGGTCGCCGCGGCCGGCATCGGCAACAGTCTCGGTACCCTGGTCGGATCGTTGCTCAAGGCACGTAAACCGGAGGGTGTCGTACTCGCCGTACTGCTCGCCGACGCCGCGGTGGCGGTCGCGGTCGCGGTGCTCTACGGGTTCCCGATCCTCATCGCGCTCGGGTTGGTGGCCGGGTTGTGCAGCTCGCTCGGGAAGCTGTCGCTGGACGCGATGATCCAGCGCGACGTCCCGGAGTCCGTGCGTACGTCGGTGTTCGCGCGCTCGGAGACGGTGCTGCAGCTCGCGTGGGTCCTCGGCGGTGGGTGCGGGATCGTCCTGCCGCTGATCCCTCGGCTCGGCTTCGGCTTCCTCGCGGGCGTCTTGCTCGTGGTGGTTTTCCTGGTACTGCGGATGCGCCCGTCGTCACGTCCCACCCAGGGGCCGCTGCGTCCCGGCGGGCTGGGCGGTCCGCGGACGGACGGACCGCAACCGCGACGGAACCCGTCGCACGACGCCCCGTCCGAGAGCACCACGCGGACGATCCTGAGCGTCGCCGAACAACGCGCGAACCGGGCCGGCCGCTCGAGCACCCAGGACGAGCCGACCGTCGAGTGGCGCTCCAGCAGTCCCAAGTCCCCCGAACAGCCGGTCGGCCGCTGGTGGAGCGGCCAGACCGAGGACGACGAGAAGACCGTCGAAGAACCCGCGCCGTGGTCGGAAGAACCGACGGAGGAACGCACCCAATCCCCCTTCAAACGCCGCCCCAAGAACCGCCCACCCCGCTGA
- a CDS encoding MFS transporter, translating into MGPNERAGRKEWIALGVLALPLLLVSMDVSVLYFAVPFISADLGVSATEQLWIFDIYGFVLAGLLITMGSLGDRIGRRRLLLFGAIGFGLASVAAAYAQNPEQLIAARAVLGIGGATLMPSTLALIRNMFHDAKQRQKAIAFWSAVMMGGITLGPVLGGFLLEHFWWGSVFLINTPAMVLLVVLAPMLLPEFKAPVRGRFDLLGSVLSLAAVLPVIWGVKEIAAHGVSALPVVAIVAGLVFGVLFVQRQRTAEHPMVELSMFRNRAFSGSLAANTVGTLALVGNAVFLTQYLQLVHGLSPLKAALWSLAPSVLVGGAAPLATALAGKLDRAHVIGGAFVLAASGYGVLTQVRVDSSLAVPLVGAGLLAAGLVMVMTLVTEAIVGAVAPERAGSASAVMETCSEFGGALGIAVLGSIGTAVYRSDLPAGASGPVREGLPAATAAAAHLPAQLADTVLTTARHAFTHSMNVVALVGAILLLTTAVTTTLTLRGTKPTTPTEAPAQEQADLTPAA; encoded by the coding sequence ATGGGTCCGAACGAACGGGCGGGACGCAAGGAGTGGATCGCGCTCGGCGTGCTCGCGCTGCCGCTGCTGCTGGTCTCGATGGACGTGTCGGTGCTGTACTTCGCGGTCCCGTTCATCAGCGCGGACCTCGGCGTCAGCGCCACCGAGCAGTTGTGGATCTTCGACATCTACGGGTTCGTGCTCGCCGGTCTGCTGATCACGATGGGTTCGCTCGGGGACCGGATCGGGCGGCGCCGGCTGCTGCTGTTCGGGGCGATCGGCTTCGGGCTCGCGTCCGTCGCTGCGGCGTACGCGCAGAACCCGGAGCAACTGATCGCCGCCCGGGCCGTGCTCGGGATCGGCGGTGCGACCCTGATGCCGTCGACGCTCGCGCTGATCCGCAACATGTTCCACGACGCCAAGCAGCGGCAGAAGGCGATCGCGTTCTGGAGCGCGGTGATGATGGGCGGCATCACCCTCGGGCCGGTGCTCGGCGGGTTCCTGCTGGAGCACTTCTGGTGGGGTTCGGTGTTCCTGATCAACACCCCGGCGATGGTGCTGCTCGTCGTACTCGCCCCGATGCTGCTGCCGGAGTTCAAGGCGCCGGTGCGCGGGCGGTTCGACCTGTTGGGCTCAGTGCTGTCGCTGGCCGCCGTGCTGCCGGTGATCTGGGGCGTCAAGGAGATCGCGGCGCATGGAGTGTCGGCGCTGCCGGTGGTCGCGATCGTTGCCGGGCTGGTGTTCGGGGTGCTGTTCGTACAGCGGCAGCGGACCGCGGAGCACCCGATGGTGGAGCTGTCGATGTTCCGGAACCGGGCGTTCAGCGGGTCGCTGGCGGCGAACACCGTCGGTACGTTGGCGCTGGTCGGCAACGCGGTGTTCCTTACGCAGTACCTGCAGTTGGTCCACGGGCTCTCGCCGCTGAAGGCCGCACTGTGGTCGCTCGCTCCGTCGGTGCTCGTCGGCGGTGCCGCTCCGCTGGCGACCGCGCTGGCGGGGAAGCTGGATCGGGCCCACGTGATCGGCGGGGCCTTCGTGCTCGCGGCTTCCGGATACGGCGTACTCACCCAGGTGCGCGTCGACTCGTCACTCGCCGTACCGCTTGTCGGAGCCGGTCTGCTCGCCGCCGGCCTGGTGATGGTGATGACGCTGGTGACCGAAGCGATCGTCGGCGCGGTGGCGCCTGAGCGCGCCGGGTCCGCGTCGGCCGTCATGGAAACCTGCTCCGAGTTCGGCGGCGCCCTCGGCATCGCGGTTCTCGGCTCGATCGGCACCGCGGTCTACCGCTCCGACCTCCCCGCCGGCGCATCCGGCCCGGTCCGCGAAGGCCTTCCCGCAGCCACCGCCGCAGCCGCGCACCTTCCAGCCCAACTAGCGGACACCGTCCTGACCACAGCACGCCACGCCTTCACCCACAGCATGAACGTGGTCGCCCTGGTAGGAGCCATCCTCCTCCTGACAACAGCCGTCACCACCACCCTCACCCTCCGAGGCACCAAGCCGACCACCCCGACCGAAGCGCCTGCTCAAGAGCAGGCGGACCTAACCCCGGCAGCCTGA
- a CDS encoding TetR/AcrR family transcriptional regulator gives MEELPRVLQQLWGFEGRSRPGPKPAFHISDIARAAVKLADAGGLAAVSMSKVAAELGFTTMSLYRYVDAKDDLYVVMLEHAFGEPPTLPQDHGWRARITAWAEAFRDGLRRHPWILQIPVQEPPLSPKQLAWMEAGLQAFDGTPLTPQDRLSAMLLVNIYIRGATQLTANMLTDPDAVQEADRLYTQRLTMLATTDRFPGIAATLELPPDEGFGGDFDTTEFGFGLDTVLDGIQSRIDRLRS, from the coding sequence ATGGAAGAGCTACCGAGGGTGTTGCAGCAGCTCTGGGGTTTCGAGGGGCGGAGCCGTCCGGGGCCGAAGCCGGCGTTTCACATCAGCGACATCGCGCGGGCCGCGGTCAAACTCGCGGACGCCGGCGGGCTGGCCGCGGTCTCGATGAGCAAGGTGGCCGCCGAGCTCGGCTTCACCACGATGTCGCTCTACCGCTACGTCGACGCCAAGGACGACCTGTACGTCGTCATGCTCGAACACGCCTTCGGCGAACCGCCGACCCTGCCGCAGGACCACGGCTGGCGGGCCCGGATCACCGCCTGGGCCGAGGCGTTCCGCGACGGACTACGTCGGCATCCGTGGATCCTGCAGATCCCGGTCCAGGAGCCGCCGCTCTCACCGAAGCAGTTGGCCTGGATGGAGGCCGGGCTGCAGGCGTTCGACGGTACGCCGCTGACACCGCAGGACCGGCTGTCGGCGATGCTGCTCGTGAACATCTACATCCGCGGTGCGACACAACTCACCGCGAACATGCTGACCGACCCGGACGCCGTTCAGGAGGCCGACCGGCTCTACACCCAGCGCCTCACGATGCTGGCCACCACCGACCGGTTTCCGGGCATCGCCGCAACCCTCGAGCTACCGCCGGACGAGGGCTTCGGGGGCGACTTCGACACCACCGAGTTCGGGTTCGGGCTGGACACCGTGCTGGACGGCATCCAGTCCCGGATCGATCGACTGCGGAGCTGA
- a CDS encoding cold-shock protein: MPVGKVKWYDSEKGFGFLSKEEGGDVYVRAEALPSGVTNLKPGQKVEFGVVEGRKGEQALQVRLIDPPPSVAKAMRPKPEEMQVVIEDLIKLLDRLGENYRRGRQPDGKSARQVATVLRGVADKLDV, translated from the coding sequence GTGCCCGTTGGCAAGGTGAAGTGGTATGACTCCGAGAAGGGGTTCGGATTCCTCAGCAAGGAGGAGGGCGGGGACGTCTACGTCCGCGCCGAGGCCCTGCCGTCGGGTGTGACCAACCTGAAGCCGGGTCAGAAGGTCGAGTTCGGCGTCGTCGAGGGCCGCAAGGGCGAGCAGGCCCTGCAGGTCCGGCTGATCGACCCGCCGCCGTCGGTGGCCAAGGCGATGCGGCCGAAGCCCGAGGAGATGCAGGTCGTGATCGAGGACCTGATCAAACTCCTCGACCGGCTCGGTGAGAACTACCGGCGGGGCCGCCAGCCCGACGGCAAGTCCGCCCGCCAGGTCGCGACCGTCCTGCGCGGTGTCGCGGACAAGCTCGACGTCTGA
- the larE gene encoding ATP-dependent sacrificial sulfur transferase LarE yields the protein MSTAALEPAPDTADVPELVVGFDLDMTLIDSRPGIQAVWDLLAAETGVPIDTDLVVSRLGPPLTWEMANWFPPEQVDAMVARYREHYPEHAISGSLPLPGVAESLATIRALRGRTMVVSAKYTPSVRLHLEHLGLDVDEPVGDLHGAEKGMALREHGATVFVGDHTADIDGAHAAGALAVAVATGPFTADELRAYGADVVLNDLTEFPAWLEEYVLEQRLEALMRRLSSYDKMLVAFSGGADSAFLLAAAARAIGPANVIAATAVSPSLPVAELEPAARFADSLGVRHVTPHTHEMEREGYQANSGARCYFCKAELIETLQPIADEFGITAIATGTNADDAIAGFRPGIRAAFERGALTPLRDARLTKEQIRAASRSWSLETSDKPAAACLSSRIAYGIRITPNLLARVDRAEQAVRAKLSSYDVENVRVRDLGDSASIEIDAALLDRVDQQELVDAVVAEGFATAQVDPRGFRSGSMNERLPEPEKYRNL from the coding sequence GTGTCAACCGCCGCTCTTGAACCCGCCCCCGATACCGCCGACGTGCCGGAGCTGGTCGTCGGGTTCGATCTGGACATGACGCTGATCGACTCGCGGCCGGGGATCCAGGCGGTCTGGGACCTGCTGGCCGCGGAGACCGGCGTGCCCATCGACACCGACCTGGTGGTGAGCCGGCTCGGCCCGCCGCTGACCTGGGAGATGGCGAACTGGTTCCCGCCCGAGCAGGTCGACGCGATGGTCGCGCGGTACCGCGAGCACTACCCGGAGCACGCGATCTCAGGCAGTTTGCCGCTGCCGGGCGTGGCCGAGTCGCTGGCCACTATCCGGGCGCTGCGCGGGCGGACGATGGTCGTGTCGGCGAAGTACACGCCGTCGGTGCGGCTGCACCTCGAGCACCTCGGCCTGGACGTCGACGAGCCGGTCGGTGACCTGCACGGAGCCGAGAAGGGGATGGCGCTGCGCGAGCACGGCGCGACGGTCTTCGTCGGCGACCACACCGCGGACATCGACGGCGCGCATGCGGCCGGCGCGCTCGCGGTAGCGGTCGCGACGGGTCCGTTCACCGCGGACGAGTTGCGCGCGTACGGCGCCGACGTCGTGCTCAACGACCTGACCGAGTTCCCCGCCTGGCTCGAGGAGTACGTGCTCGAACAGCGGCTCGAGGCCCTGATGCGGCGGCTCTCGTCGTACGACAAGATGCTCGTCGCGTTCAGCGGTGGCGCCGACTCGGCGTTCCTGCTGGCGGCGGCGGCGCGGGCGATCGGGCCCGCGAACGTGATCGCGGCGACCGCGGTCTCGCCGTCGTTACCGGTGGCCGAGCTCGAGCCGGCGGCGCGGTTCGCCGACAGCCTCGGCGTACGGCATGTCACCCCGCACACGCACGAGATGGAGCGCGAGGGGTACCAGGCCAACTCCGGTGCGCGGTGCTACTTCTGCAAGGCCGAGTTGATCGAGACGCTGCAGCCGATCGCCGACGAGTTCGGCATCACCGCGATCGCCACCGGCACCAACGCCGACGACGCGATCGCCGGCTTCCGTCCGGGTATCCGGGCCGCGTTCGAACGCGGCGCGCTCACTCCGCTGCGGGACGCCCGGCTGACGAAGGAGCAGATCCGTGCTGCCTCGCGCAGCTGGAGCCTGGAGACCTCGGACAAGCCGGCCGCGGCGTGCCTGTCGAGCCGGATCGCGTACGGCATCCGGATCACTCCGAACCTGCTCGCCCGGGTGGACCGGGCCGAGCAGGCGGTCCGCGCCAAGTTGTCGTCGTACGACGTCGAGAACGTCCGCGTCCGCGACCTCGGCGACAGCGCCTCGATCGAGATCGACGCCGCGCTGCTGGACCGGGTGGATCAGCAGGAGCTGGTGGACGCGGTGGTCGCGGAAGGGTTCGCGACCGCGCAGGTCGACCCGCGTGGATTCCGCTCCGGGTCGATGAACGAACGGCTGCCGGAGCCCGAAAAGTATCGCAACCTCTGA
- a CDS encoding TauD/TfdA dioxygenase family protein: MTAQLQAPGITVSKAGGAIGAVIGNVRLGGELAPETVAAIRQALLDHKVIFFRDQHHLDDAGQLAFAKLLGTPTLAHPTSKSLDGAAHVLPIDSDYSKANSWHTDVTFVDRIPAISLLRAVTIPAYGGDTTWANTVTAYANLPQALQALVDRLWAVHSNKYDYAGHADESRIGGVDVKVEEHRKQFVSKVFETEHPVVRVHPETGERSLVLGHFVRRFVGLSSAETTALFQLLQNRVTNPDNTVRWHWQPGDLAIWDNRATQHYGVADYDDLPRRLHRITLAGDVPVSVDGVRSTPRTGDASHFSPLDN, from the coding sequence ATGACAGCGCAACTGCAAGCACCCGGGATCACCGTCAGCAAGGCCGGCGGGGCGATCGGCGCGGTGATCGGCAACGTCCGGCTCGGCGGCGAGCTGGCGCCGGAGACCGTCGCCGCGATCCGTCAGGCCCTGCTGGACCACAAGGTGATCTTCTTCCGCGACCAGCACCACCTGGACGACGCGGGGCAGCTCGCGTTCGCGAAGTTGCTCGGTACGCCGACGCTCGCGCACCCGACCTCGAAGAGCCTCGACGGCGCCGCGCATGTACTGCCGATCGACTCCGACTACAGCAAGGCCAACAGTTGGCACACCGACGTGACGTTCGTCGACCGGATCCCCGCGATCAGCCTGCTCCGGGCGGTGACGATCCCGGCATACGGCGGCGACACCACCTGGGCGAACACCGTGACGGCGTACGCGAATCTCCCGCAGGCGCTGCAGGCGCTGGTCGATCGGTTGTGGGCGGTGCACAGCAACAAGTACGACTACGCCGGCCACGCGGACGAGAGCCGGATCGGTGGCGTCGACGTCAAGGTCGAGGAGCACCGCAAGCAGTTCGTGTCGAAGGTTTTCGAGACCGAGCACCCGGTGGTCCGCGTGCACCCGGAGACCGGCGAACGTTCGCTGGTGCTCGGTCATTTCGTCCGGCGGTTCGTCGGCCTGAGCTCGGCCGAGACGACCGCCTTGTTCCAGCTGTTGCAGAACCGCGTGACCAACCCGGACAACACCGTCCGCTGGCATTGGCAGCCGGGGGATCTGGCGATCTGGGACAACCGCGCGACCCAGCACTACGGGGTCGCGGACTACGACGACCTGCCGCGGCGGCTGCACCGGATCACGCTGGCCGGCGACGTGCCGGTGAGCGTGGACGGCGTCCGCAGTACACCCCGAACCGGCGACGCGTCGCACTTCTCCCCACTTGACAACTGA
- a CDS encoding TetR/AcrR family transcriptional regulator — translation MDSFADRTKRRLRDELLDAAQDAIETGGYDGLRMAEVARRTGVSRQTVYNEFGDKWGVLEAVAARETERFLLEVNAALAEQSRPIEGLRAAVERALTLAGENPLVKAALGQPGSDQASQLLTTRGQQVLELAHLRLDAHVREHWPEVPAEDATSCVDVALRVVISHIVTPGPPPAVVAAQLARVLSPFLSESRRSHV, via the coding sequence ATGGACTCGTTCGCCGACCGGACCAAACGCCGCCTTCGTGACGAGTTGCTGGACGCTGCACAGGACGCCATCGAAACAGGTGGGTACGACGGGCTTCGGATGGCCGAGGTCGCTCGTCGGACCGGGGTGTCCCGGCAGACCGTCTACAACGAGTTCGGGGACAAGTGGGGCGTGCTGGAGGCCGTCGCGGCGCGCGAGACCGAACGGTTCCTGCTGGAAGTGAACGCAGCGCTCGCCGAGCAGTCCCGCCCGATCGAGGGCCTCCGGGCCGCGGTCGAGCGGGCGCTCACACTGGCGGGCGAGAACCCGCTGGTGAAGGCGGCGTTGGGTCAGCCGGGATCGGACCAAGCCAGTCAACTGCTGACGACACGGGGGCAGCAGGTGCTGGAACTGGCACACCTCCGGCTGGACGCCCATGTCAGGGAGCACTGGCCGGAGGTTCCCGCAGAGGACGCGACCAGCTGCGTCGACGTCGCGTTGCGCGTCGTCATCAGCCACATCGTCACCCCGGGCCCTCCCCCGGCGGTGGTGGCGGCGCAGCTGGCTCGCGTCCTCTCGCCTTTCCTGAGCGAGTCCCGGAGGTCGCACGTATGA